The Anguilla rostrata isolate EN2019 chromosome 1, ASM1855537v3, whole genome shotgun sequence nucleotide sequence TGTCCAAGAAATAACTGCTGATTAATCTATGTGTGTATACTGTCACCTACAATAAAAAATCTTTCAGTATAAAATTACTTGACGATATAGCACTGGCTTATCAAATTTCAAAGAAATTCCAAATTATCCATGACCCCATTCAATCAGAGATGCAGAGCATTGTTTGTTATGGAGATGATGAGAGTGTGCTTTATCAGAAACCTTTGTTGAACAGCTGTGAGCTTGGGACAGAAAAGCAACATACAGCATATTTACTCTATTGGGATGTCACTGCAACActtttctgtgcatgtgcactgtGGGCCCAAATGTAAATGGAAATTGTGGAGTTTTAGGCCAGTTTATTTGCAGACAGACCAGACTATATGACGTTTTAtgagaaattattatttctgtgtatgGTATAATTTAGACATGGATTAACTTATTAAATCTATTTCAACAAATTGTTTGGGCGCAAAACCAGTGGGTTTATAATTCACGTCAAAGTGATGTAAGATTTTATGGGTATCTTAATAACGTCTGAACTGCAGACGGTCGTCAGTCATTGAGCAGTCCACAACAGTGTATGCTTCACACTATTTTTCTTGTAGCGTATAAAAAGGGTCATAGACCTAAACTTACCATTCAGTCCATTTGGGATGCttctgtggtggtggggtgctgacagGTCATCCATTGACCTCCTGATGGTGCCTGTCTTGGCCTCTCTTGGTTTATGTGGATGGTTGTGGTGGTGATCCGGACTGCCAGCGCTACCCGTACTAGAGGTACTGCTCCCGTCGCCGACATCTCGGATGGTGCCTGAGCCGCCGTTCAAATTGGTCAGGCTGGACTGGCTATCTATGGAGCTCCTGGATCCAGCCCCATTCCTCTCTTCATCTAGCATAAGTATGATCTCCTTTAGCTCCACGTTCTCACGTACAACCGTTTCTTGGTtggcctccagctccttcagTTTCTGCTGATACATGCCTACCTCTTTCCACATCACGCTGGCGGTGTACCTGCCGAACCGCTGCCACTCCCGGGACAGCTTTTTGCCCTTTTGCCTGTCATCGTCTAGGAAACAACACAGCTCCCTTAGTTCGAGGTTATCGTCCTGCAGTTTTTGGTTGATCTCCTTCAGGCCCCTAATTTCGTGAAGGTGGACCTGTAGTCTACGGTTGACGTCTTTCATCATGTTGCCGTGTTCCACCATTAAGTTCATCTTCTCATTATCCGCCTTTCTCAGTCTTTTTATCAAATCCTCCTTGCTCAATTTCAACAACTCTTCATCTGGAATCTTGCTCAAATCATCCCTCGGACCGTCCAATGTATTTTTAGCCATATTCCCGTCTAATATTCCGCTATCTTTTAAAGTGTGGTTTTAAAAAGCCTAATTACCTGCCTAATCCAGGCGTAACGATGACATTATATTCATATCTAAACACATAATACAGAAAATAGCTCAGAGGAAACATGAAGtaaagctaaaataaatttAACGTGAAAAACAATCAAAGCGTGGGAGCTCAAGCAGGTGACCCAAATAGATAGCCGTGCACGCGCAAAAACGAATTTATACTAAAGGGCAAAAAGCCGACAGGTCCCGTTTCAGTGCTTCTTTGGGTTTCCCGTTCCCGGTGCTGAAGCGATGATAACTTACACGGAAAACGGTACCTGCTTGAAATATTCCAAATCTAGCAAGTGTTTCCCCTGACCACTGGACCAGGAGAACGATAAGAAATAATCACGGTCAGCACTAATAGTTGTCTTTCGCTGTTCCCCGTCTGAGCATAACAGTGATGTCAGCGCGTTTGTAAATACCACAGCTAGAAAAATTCAAACGACTGAAGCGTAACCACAGTGCAAACTGAAAACTAAAACAATCACTTCACAATTGCTACCATAAGCGAAGATCTGACTTCTTTATCACTTACGTGGGGAAATTCCTCTGCTATAAAAACGTGTTGCTCCGAAACAGCAGTCTGATGCTAATTAATCAATAAAAGCGAATACACACGCTCATCCTGCCAGGACTTTTTGAAGGCAAATTGTTGCCCGCAATCCTTTACCAGGTTGAAATTCCCTGTGCCCTTCTCGTCGTTCAGAGACTTGGTTCAAGTTACTCAAGAGGATTTTGTTGAGGCGACCAATCAAGAAGTAGAAAAATAGTCTAAGCAGGTAGATAGAAGGTACAGTCAAGCCTTCTGGATGCAAGGCTCTGCCTTCTTAAAGGGGCAGTAGGCAATTAATTTCCaacctgcaaaaaaataaaataaaaataataaaaataataatcaagcaTTTTAGTTGGTATGCGTTTTGAAACGCTAATCATttgtaaaacaatatttaacaaACTGGGCCTTAGGTGTAGTAATTATGGATAACACTGATGAAGTAGGCTAAACTAATGGGAACATAACTTACATTTCGAATATAACATCCATATGATAGTTTGTATCCTAAAAATGATTATCAATTAGTCTATATAACGTGGTCTTGCGTCAACTTGTTTCATTCTCAGTAGCCTAGCAGACTTTGACCATATTGCTTGTATACAGGTTTTACACAAGTTCTACACTTACACGGCTAGAGCAAAACTGGTAGCCTATAACTAATTGAATTCTCATTATTGCCGAGAGATATACATCCTTCCTTGCATGTGGCTCTCTGTCTGCTGTAGGCCAATGCTCAGTGACCTAATTTTAAACAATGGTCGAAAGGTTTCCACTGGTTTCACAATCATaatgtctatttttaaaaagagagaaatcacaaaaaaaacacatttgcattgaTACATTAACGTCATTTAATCGTTGTCACGCAAAATGATTCTAAAACGCATCTTTCAGGTGTAACCTGTTTACAGTTTCCTGATACAAGTAGCTACTGAGGTCCACCGACCGATGGCGTAAAAATATTGTGTGTACAGAGCCCCACCGTGTGGACGAACTATGCCCACAACCGTTTTCACTAACTTCGGTGAGTggcatatatgcattttttggTGGTACCTGTATTTTCTTAAACGGTCGAATTGTCATTCTATTTTTGCACGTTTAAATATTTACGAGAAGTTCGTGATGTTAAAGTGGAGACTGAGCAAACATAATGAAGGTGCCTCAAAATGTCATTATTGGACTGTGCTTCACCCTGCAGCAAAAGAATGAGCTCAACATAGTGCTAAATCAATCAAGCGCTAAAGCAAACTACAAACAAGAACTTTTTTAGGGCCAAAAAGTGAACTGTTCTCGagtggccaagtcaatcacttgccctgaatccaactgaacatgcatttcacttgctgaagcaaaacaccacagaaacaaacatgaactgaagatggctgcagtaggCTACAGGCCCAGctgagcatcaccagggaagatacccggcatctggtgatgtctatgggttgcagacttcaggcaacCATTggatgcaaaggatttgcaacaaAGTAATATGATAATtctatttcagattatgttttttgtccaattacttttgctctcTTAAAATGGGgctttatgtataaaaatggctgcaattcctacatggatcattggatatggatgaaaataaagCAGTCTTCACCTTAGCCGCATAATCATGTGCTGCAGTAGaaagccaaaataacaaaaattgtgtcactatccaaatacttacaaactgcactgtatatGGCTGACTCAAGTGGCCTtagttaaaaatattgtttggtTATGTATATTTAGTAGAACAGCTGATAGCATTGTGTATCAGTTTTGATATCCCTTCTCTGGATTTCAGAATACATTCTACATGCAGAACTtgattattgaaatattttatttgaagaatTTGCAATCATTTATTGGTGTAATATAAAAATTgcacttctcagtttttgtCACAGAATTTCATGCATTATCTTCCCAGCTGAAGAATCAACACCTCACCAATACTGATCAGGTATTTATAATAGAACAGTCGTCTGTCCATgtgcagtgttcattttttttttttttttctgaaatgtctcCACCCGTACCGTATTGTACTCATCaatgtttttgacttttttttagctagttcagtgtttaatgtgaaatgtattcagctaatttgcttgctgcatTAATCATCatctggatgctccaagtgattaatggaaaagaaacagtcgCCTGGTCActggcatttataataagcttACACTAGATTGGTCAGTATAGCTGGCAATTTGCTTTGTTATTGACTAAGAATACATTTTGCATTCCTGGaatttttaatttgccattCACCAAAGCAGGAACAGGAATGGATTTTGTTAAATCCATCAACACTTTGAATCCTCTGAGTGAACACTGACcattaatgcttttaaaaattatttttatttcatgtcttGTTGTCCAGCCTAAGCAGTAAAATGGAGAatgaatcttttttaaaatactattaaaaagtgttttaagtatatataaatactcaaaatatctaatttaaaaaaacatttacttccaTCAAGTATTGTTATTATCACTTTGTTCTTCCTAATTGGGTAGCTCAGTGTGCAAGGAGTTTGCATGCTGTCCCTATGTCCCTGTTGACTTTCCCTCAGCACTCTGGTCTCCTCCCATGATGCAGAGATGTGCTGTCTAAGTTAATTACCACCGCTAAAAGGAACCTTGTGTGTACATTGAAGGTCTGCTGATTAGCCTGCTCAACTAGACCAATGTCTCCAGCCAGGGAAACTAATCACACTGTATTTATTCTCTAagagtgacatcacatgctGCAGCAGATGTTTCTGTCCTAACTAACTCACATCTCTGAAATCTGGTACAGAAGCCCCTGGATGGATGCAAGATAAGTCCTTGTCTGGGGTTTGGCCTACACATGTACTCCGTGCCTATTGGCTTCAACTCAAAAGATGTTGTGCAGCAATTAAGTTGTTTTTGGAGCTGAGAAATGTTGTCAGATATTGTTTCTTGTTCCATGATAAATTATCTAGTTACCACTACTActgtttttgaatttaaatgtcaCTATTATCATAGGTTGGACACACACTGTATGTGACTCTGGCTGAATcagtgcaaaatatattttcaattaatGAATTGTTCATAGTCCATGTGCATACCTCTACTTTGTATTTAAGCTTTGAGGAAATACACAGGATCCAAGTCAAAGCTAGTGAGCTTTTCCCTTGTGAAAAATTACAGAAAcgttttcatattcatttttaggTGACTGGCAGAGCCTAAGCTTCTACTTTTTTTACTACTACCTAGATGGCTTCCTCTTTACCTGCGTTAGATGAAGTAAAAAAGAACAAGTGTTGTTGTCTTTAttagtttcattatttattcactgAATTGTTAAACAAGCGAACGCAAAATGTGTATCCCTGCATGCCAGCTACATAATTCTGTTTGCCTTCTGGGGAGACTACCAGTCACGCTTGTAGAACTGGACACGGCATGATACAAGGGCAATAGTTTGAAAATAGTTTCAAACCTTTCATCATATTTTACGATTGCGTTACAGACAAAAACTTGTTTCCTATTGGAAAGTTTTGAAACGTTTTTTCTTTCGACGGACAACTGCTttgcaatatattatttttccgcttgtcagaaaaaaatttaGACGTCTATAAATATTTTGAGCTTCTGGTCAATTACTTATGAACAATGCACCTTGAGCAGGTGAGCTCTATGACTATGTCACATGCTGGAATGGCCCACACCCTTGGAAAGGTTATTGCAGTTTATTTCCAATGACGTTTTGACCACCTTCTTCATGAATGTAGAGTTGTAAGCCACTCCTATTTTTCTCGTTTGTGTAGATGTTGACTAATATAATTGGCTGTTCTCAGTGACCAGGCGTTTATTTCCGGATATCACAAGAGCTTGATTTTCAGGTTTCTACTCGTGGAATTTTGAGAGTTGATTCAAGGAGGGGATATTGAGTTTGTCTGCGTCTCATATCCATCATACCCACGTTAATGTAGATGTATATGTTCAACTATGCTATTAAGTATGACTGAAAGCTCAGAAAACAAGTCAGCAAATGGGGAAGTGTGCCACCGTGCTATAAACGGCATAAAGCCGCGGAAGAACGGTTTAGTGAAGAACAGTTACCTCCACCAACAGGAGCAGCCCAAGTACTGCTACCCCGAGGAGAAGGTGAGGCCCTGTCGTCAACGGTATTTGGTGTACATTAGGAAGGGCTGTGACTACTATGTAGGCTATTTCCAGAAGCTTGATAGTGTAACGTTAATGCCGTTACAGTTGCCAATTCTATCCATTTAGCCTGCTCACAATTCGATTTTTCCGGAATAGTTTGCTATCATTATTGAAGTGCCAATTATTTATGGATAACTCTGTTGGTTGTCGTTAGATGCTGGCAAGGTTTCTTTCCAGTGCCTGAAAGCTAACCTAACGGTATACATCACGTTAGCGCTCAAATGCCCAAGTCGATCACTTGTCATCGTCTCTTGTTTAGTCATTACTGTGCTATTTAGTGATTTGCGCTATTGCTGGTTACGTTGGTTAATGTTAACGTACGCCAGATATATATCTATGGTAATGTTGCTTGTGAGCCAGTTAACATGTATCgtacaagctaacgttaccatGTGCTTTGCCTTGGACTTGTTTGCTAGAGTGCTGCCATGGACGTAGCTACCGACTGGAGACTAGACTAATGCATGGAATCAATTTTGTCATGTATACGTTTAGATATCTAGCTAAATGCATAGCATTCTTTTGAATAGCACACTTGGCATGTAGCTGTGTTGTCATAGTCGTTAAGTGCGTTATGTGAACACCTCACCAATTGCCTGATGGGGAGTTTTAAACGGGAAATTTATTGGAAAATtgttaattttaaatgtgtttttccccttATGCTACGTGGCtttgttgtttaattttgaCAGTATTTTCTGGCGTCCTATCTGTGAAACAGTCTTGGCCTAACTATTCTTGCAGTAGTTTTAGTGTATTGTTAGCACAACTCATTCATACCCAAGTTAACATTTTTGAAGgatttcacacaaacaaatcaaacttggTAAAATAATGCCACAAATGAAGCAACGTAATGTTACGCTGATCGACTGTGCTATCGATGAGGATGGAACTAACGTTAACTTGGATCAAGAAGTTAGCAGATATCAAGTTGACGATAGCAAAGAAATCCTTTTAATTTGCAGAAGGCTCTACGATGTATGTACGacaagctaaaataaaaccacagcCAAATGGACGAGAAGAACGACCCCCTCCTTAATTCAAAGAAAAGGCAATGGGACGGATTTAGGTTGTTTATGTAGCCACATAGCTAGATCAGCCAGTTTTACTGTAGCAACGTCCGTTATTAAAGCTAAACGTGCCACTAACACGCcgacctggaaaaaaaattagtaTGGCACACAACATTTCCAGTCTCCGAATTGCTGCTGTCTATCCAAGAACACCTGAGAATCTACCCATTGTTAGGATATTCGTGgatcaaatacatttcttttttgaaacCATGTGTTACGCATTTTCGTGAAAGTCTGTTGCGTTGCAAGCAACTGTCATGATACAATATGAAGATTAGTCTGCATTGTGTCAGTTCTTGAGACTTGTGAGTCCAaccacaaagtattaaaccggAGGGGCTCgttcaatacacacacaccccttttaATCAAAGTGTAAAATTTGGCACCTGCAGAACtttccgtttttaaaaaaaaattttgcttGAAGGTGCTCATTGCTGGGACATAAACTTGTTTTTCAAGTTGAATGTTAATCAGGCTCCTGTAGCCCAATGCATGCAGTCCTTTTAGTAGTTTCTACAGGGTATGTGCAGCGAATATGTCAGTGCATGCATTTTAGAAGTCAGATAATTTCCCAGCATTGTTACTAACCAAGGTGAGCACCACTTTGGTGTATGAA carries:
- the LOC135248081 gene encoding coiled-coil domain-containing protein 85C-A-like isoform X2 → MAKNTLDGPRDDLSKIPDEELLKLSKEDLIKRLRKADNEKMNLMVEHGNMMKDVNRRLQVHLHEIRGLKEINQKLQDDNLELRELCCFLDDDRQKGKKLSREWQRFGRYTASVMWKEVGMYQQKLKELEANQETVVRENVELKEIILMLDEERNGAGSRSSIDSQSSLTNLNGGSGTIRDVGDGSSTSSTGSAGSPDHHHNHPHKPREAKTGTIRRSMDDLSAPHHHRSIPNGLNEGKGSKGKAVLRTLSEKHSSSSSSSSLHDPSSNYIRQLESKVRILEDDNKLLTQPRSRYSLPKILPKQGNPGDLKTLRKGLSLYHSESQLSSLPQYPDALQNGSARTANSDTSPTVGYPPSAQKPEAVVHAMKVLEVHEKLDKQIPEDYEEDLSEKEKAIVREMCNVVWRKLGDAAGSKPSIRQHLSGNQFKGPL
- the LOC135248081 gene encoding coiled-coil domain-containing protein 85C-A-like isoform X11 translates to MAKNTLDGPRDDLSKIPDEELLKLSKEDLIKRLRKADNEKMNLMVEHGNMMKDVNRRLQVHLHEIRGLKEINQKLQDDNLELRELCCFLDDDRQKGKKLSREWQRFGRYTASVMWKEVGMYQQKLKELEANQETVVRENVELKEIILMLDEERNGAGSRSSIDSQSSLTNLNGGSGTIRDVGDGSSTSSTGSAGSPDHHHNHPHKPREAKTGTIRRSMDDLSAPHHHRSIPNGLNDPSSNYIRQLESKVRILEDDNKLLTQPRSRYSLPKILPKGNPGDLKTLRKGLSLYHSESQLSSLPQYPDALQNGSARTANSDTSPTVGYPPSAQKPEAVVHAMKVLEVHEKLDKQIPEDYEEDLSEKEKAIVREMCNVVWRKLGDAAGSKPSIRQHLSGNQFKGPL
- the LOC135248081 gene encoding coiled-coil domain-containing protein 85C-A-like isoform X14, with amino-acid sequence MAKNTLDGPRDDLSKIPDEELLKLSKEDLIKRLRKADNEKMNLMVEHGNMMKDVNRRLQVHLHEIRGLKEINQKLQDDNLELRELCCFLDDDRQKGKKLSREWQRFGRYTASVMWKEVGMYQQKLKELEANQETVVRENVELKEIILMLDEERNGAGSRSSIDSQSSLTNLNGGSGTIRDVGDGSSTSSTGSAGSPDHHHNHPHKPREAKTGTIRRSMDDLSAPHHHRSIPNGLNDPSSNYIRQLESKVRILEDDNKLLTQGNPGDLKTLRKGLSLYHSESQLSSLPQYPDALQNQGSARTANSDTSPTVGYPPSAQKPEAVVHAMKVLEVHEKLDKQIPEDYEEDLSEKEKAIVREMCNVVWRKLGDAAGSKPSIRQHLSGNQFKGPL
- the LOC135248081 gene encoding coiled-coil domain-containing protein 85C-A-like isoform X3, which gives rise to MAKNTLDGPRDDLSKIPDEELLKLSKEDLIKRLRKADNEKMNLMVEHGNMMKDVNRRLQVHLHEIRGLKEINQKLQDDNLELRELCCFLDDDRQKGKKLSREWQRFGRYTASVMWKEVGMYQQKLKELEANQETVVRENVELKEIILMLDEERNGAGSRSSIDSQSSLTNLNGGSGTIRDVGDGSSTSSTGSAGSPDHHHNHPHKPREAKTGTIRRSMDDLSAPHHHRSIPNGLNEGKGSKGKAVLRTLSEKHSSSSSSSSLHDPSSNYIRQLESKVRILEDDNKLLTQPRSRYSLPKILPKGNPGDLKTLRKGLSLYHSESQLSSLPQYPDALQNQGSARTANSDTSPTVGYPPSAQKPEAVVHAMKVLEVHEKLDKQIPEDYEEDLSEKEKAIVREMCNVVWRKLGDAAGSKPSIRQHLSGNQFKGPL
- the LOC135248081 gene encoding coiled-coil domain-containing protein 85C-A-like isoform X10, which gives rise to MAKNTLDGPRDDLSKIPDEELLKLSKEDLIKRLRKADNEKMNLMVEHGNMMKDVNRRLQVHLHEIRGLKEINQKLQDDNLELRELCCFLDDDRQKGKKLSREWQRFGRYTASVMWKEVGMYQQKLKELEANQETVVRENVELKEIILMLDEERNGAGSRSSIDSQSSLTNLNGGSGTIRDVGDGSSTSSTGSAGSPDHHHNHPHKPREAKTGTIRRSMDDLSAPHHHRSIPNGLNDPSSNYIRQLESKVRILEDDNKLLTQPRSRYSLPKILPKGNPGDLKTLRKGLSLYHSESQLSSLPQYPDALQNQGSARTANSDTSPTVGYPPSAQKPEAVVHAMKVLEVHEKLDKQIPEDYEEDLSEKEKAIVREMCNVVWRKLGDAAGSKPSIRQHLSGNQFKGPL
- the LOC135248081 gene encoding coiled-coil domain-containing protein 85C-A-like isoform X7; translated protein: MAKNTLDGPRDDLSKIPDEELLKLSKEDLIKRLRKADNEKMNLMVEHGNMMKDVNRRLQVHLHEIRGLKEINQKLQDDNLELRELCCFLDDDRQKGKKLSREWQRFGRYTASVMWKEVGMYQQKLKELEANQETVVRENVELKEIILMLDEERNGAGSRSSIDSQSSLTNLNGGSGTIRDVGDGSSTSSTGSAGSPDHHHNHPHKPREAKTGTIRRSMDDLSAPHHHRSIPNGLNEGKGSKGKAVLRTLSEKHSSSSSSSSLHDPSSNYIRQLESKVRILEDDNKLLTQGNPGDLKTLRKGLSLYHSESQLSSLPQYPDALQNQGSARTANSDTSPTVGYPPSAQKPEAVVHAMKVLEVHEKLDKQIPEDYEEDLSEKEKAIVREMCNVVWRKLGDAAGSKPSIRQHLSGNQFKGPL
- the LOC135248081 gene encoding coiled-coil domain-containing protein 85C-A-like isoform X12, with the protein product MAKNTLDGPRDDLSKIPDEELLKLSKEDLIKRLRKADNEKMNLMVEHGNMMKDVNRRLQVHLHEIRGLKEINQKLQDDNLELRELCCFLDDDRQKGKKLSREWQRFGRYTASVMWKEVGMYQQKLKELEANQETVVRENVELKEIILMLDEERNGAGSRSSIDSQSSLTNLNGGSGTIRDVGDGSSTSSTGSAGSPDHHHNHPHKPREAKTGTIRRSMDDLSAPHHHRSIPNGLNDPSSNYIRQLESKVRILEDDNKLLTQQGNPGDLKTLRKGLSLYHSESQLSSLPQYPDALQNQGSARTANSDTSPTVGYPPSAQKPEAVVHAMKVLEVHEKLDKQIPEDYEEDLSEKEKAIVREMCNVVWRKLGDAAGSKPSIRQHLSGNQFKGPL
- the LOC135248081 gene encoding coiled-coil domain-containing protein 85C-A-like isoform X5 — its product is MAKNTLDGPRDDLSKIPDEELLKLSKEDLIKRLRKADNEKMNLMVEHGNMMKDVNRRLQVHLHEIRGLKEINQKLQDDNLELRELCCFLDDDRQKGKKLSREWQRFGRYTASVMWKEVGMYQQKLKELEANQETVVRENVELKEIILMLDEERNGAGSRSSIDSQSSLTNLNGGSGTIRDVGDGSSTSSTGSAGSPDHHHNHPHKPREAKTGTIRRSMDDLSAPHHHRSIPNGLNEGKGSKGKAVLRTLSEKHSSSSSSSSLHDPSSNYIRQLESKVRILEDDNKLLTQQGNPGDLKTLRKGLSLYHSESQLSSLPQYPDALQNQGSARTANSDTSPTVGYPPSAQKPEAVVHAMKVLEVHEKLDKQIPEDYEEDLSEKEKAIVREMCNVVWRKLGDAAGSKPSIRQHLSGNQFKGPL
- the LOC135248081 gene encoding coiled-coil domain-containing protein 85C-A-like isoform X1 encodes the protein MAKNTLDGPRDDLSKIPDEELLKLSKEDLIKRLRKADNEKMNLMVEHGNMMKDVNRRLQVHLHEIRGLKEINQKLQDDNLELRELCCFLDDDRQKGKKLSREWQRFGRYTASVMWKEVGMYQQKLKELEANQETVVRENVELKEIILMLDEERNGAGSRSSIDSQSSLTNLNGGSGTIRDVGDGSSTSSTGSAGSPDHHHNHPHKPREAKTGTIRRSMDDLSAPHHHRSIPNGLNEGKGSKGKAVLRTLSEKHSSSSSSSSLHDPSSNYIRQLESKVRILEDDNKLLTQPRSRYSLPKILPKQGNPGDLKTLRKGLSLYHSESQLSSLPQYPDALQNQGSARTANSDTSPTVGYPPSAQKPEAVVHAMKVLEVHEKLDKQIPEDYEEDLSEKEKAIVREMCNVVWRKLGDAAGSKPSIRQHLSGNQFKGPL
- the LOC135248081 gene encoding coiled-coil domain-containing protein 85C-A-like isoform X9, with protein sequence MAKNTLDGPRDDLSKIPDEELLKLSKEDLIKRLRKADNEKMNLMVEHGNMMKDVNRRLQVHLHEIRGLKEINQKLQDDNLELRELCCFLDDDRQKGKKLSREWQRFGRYTASVMWKEVGMYQQKLKELEANQETVVRENVELKEIILMLDEERNGAGSRSSIDSQSSLTNLNGGSGTIRDVGDGSSTSSTGSAGSPDHHHNHPHKPREAKTGTIRRSMDDLSAPHHHRSIPNGLNDPSSNYIRQLESKVRILEDDNKLLTQPRSRYSLPKILPKQGNPGDLKTLRKGLSLYHSESQLSSLPQYPDALQNQGSARTANSDTSPTVGYPPSAQKPEAVVHAMKVLEVHEKLDKQIPEDYEEDLSEKEKAIVREMCNVVWRKLGDAAGSKPSIRQHLSGNQFKGPL
- the LOC135248081 gene encoding coiled-coil domain-containing protein 85C-A-like isoform X8, which gives rise to MAKNTLDGPRDDLSKIPDEELLKLSKEDLIKRLRKADNEKMNLMVEHGNMMKDVNRRLQVHLHEIRGLKEINQKLQDDNLELRELCCFLDDDRQKGKKLSREWQRFGRYTASVMWKEVGMYQQKLKELEANQETVVRENVELKEIILMLDEERNGAGSRSSIDSQSSLTNLNGGSGTIRDVGDGSSTSSTGSAGSPDHHHNHPHKPREAKTGTIRRSMDDLSAPHHHRSIPNGLNEGKGSKGKAVLRTLSEKHSSSSSSSSLHDPSSNYIRQLESKVRILEDDNKLLTQGNPGDLKTLRKGLSLYHSESQLSSLPQYPDALQNGSARTANSDTSPTVGYPPSAQKPEAVVHAMKVLEVHEKLDKQIPEDYEEDLSEKEKAIVREMCNVVWRKLGDAAGSKPSIRQHLSGNQFKGPL
- the LOC135248081 gene encoding coiled-coil domain-containing protein 85C-A-like isoform X4, whose translation is MAKNTLDGPRDDLSKIPDEELLKLSKEDLIKRLRKADNEKMNLMVEHGNMMKDVNRRLQVHLHEIRGLKEINQKLQDDNLELRELCCFLDDDRQKGKKLSREWQRFGRYTASVMWKEVGMYQQKLKELEANQETVVRENVELKEIILMLDEERNGAGSRSSIDSQSSLTNLNGGSGTIRDVGDGSSTSSTGSAGSPDHHHNHPHKPREAKTGTIRRSMDDLSAPHHHRSIPNGLNEGKGSKGKAVLRTLSEKHSSSSSSSSLHDPSSNYIRQLESKVRILEDDNKLLTQPRSRYSLPKILPKGNPGDLKTLRKGLSLYHSESQLSSLPQYPDALQNGSARTANSDTSPTVGYPPSAQKPEAVVHAMKVLEVHEKLDKQIPEDYEEDLSEKEKAIVREMCNVVWRKLGDAAGSKPSIRQHLSGNQFKGPL
- the LOC135248081 gene encoding coiled-coil domain-containing protein 85C-A-like isoform X15, whose product is MAKNTLDGPRDDLSKIPDEELLKLSKEDLIKRLRKADNEKMNLMVEHGNMMKDVNRRLQVHLHEIRGLKEINQKLQDDNLELRELCCFLDDDRQKGKKLSREWQRFGRYTASVMWKEVGMYQQKLKELEANQETVVRENVELKEIILMLDEERNGAGSRSSIDSQSSLTNLNGGSGTIRDVGDGSSTSSTGSAGSPDHHHNHPHKPREAKTGTIRRSMDDLSAPHHHRSIPNGLNDPSSNYIRQLESKVRILEDDNKLLTQGNPGDLKTLRKGLSLYHSESQLSSLPQYPDALQNGSARTANSDTSPTVGYPPSAQKPEAVVHAMKVLEVHEKLDKQIPEDYEEDLSEKEKAIVREMCNVVWRKLGDAAGSKPSIRQHLSGNQFKGPL
- the LOC135248081 gene encoding coiled-coil domain-containing protein 85C-A-like isoform X6; the encoded protein is MAKNTLDGPRDDLSKIPDEELLKLSKEDLIKRLRKADNEKMNLMVEHGNMMKDVNRRLQVHLHEIRGLKEINQKLQDDNLELRELCCFLDDDRQKGKKLSREWQRFGRYTASVMWKEVGMYQQKLKELEANQETVVRENVELKEIILMLDEERNGAGSRSSIDSQSSLTNLNGGSGTIRDVGDGSSTSSTGSAGSPDHHHNHPHKPREAKTGTIRRSMDDLSAPHHHRSIPNGLNEGKGSKGKAVLRTLSEKHSSSSSSSSLHDPSSNYIRQLESKVRILEDDNKLLTQQGNPGDLKTLRKGLSLYHSESQLSSLPQYPDALQNGSARTANSDTSPTVGYPPSAQKPEAVVHAMKVLEVHEKLDKQIPEDYEEDLSEKEKAIVREMCNVVWRKLGDAAGSKPSIRQHLSGNQFKGPL
- the LOC135248081 gene encoding coiled-coil domain-containing protein 85C-A-like isoform X13, which produces MAKNTLDGPRDDLSKIPDEELLKLSKEDLIKRLRKADNEKMNLMVEHGNMMKDVNRRLQVHLHEIRGLKEINQKLQDDNLELRELCCFLDDDRQKGKKLSREWQRFGRYTASVMWKEVGMYQQKLKELEANQETVVRENVELKEIILMLDEERNGAGSRSSIDSQSSLTNLNGGSGTIRDVGDGSSTSSTGSAGSPDHHHNHPHKPREAKTGTIRRSMDDLSAPHHHRSIPNGLNDPSSNYIRQLESKVRILEDDNKLLTQQGNPGDLKTLRKGLSLYHSESQLSSLPQYPDALQNGSARTANSDTSPTVGYPPSAQKPEAVVHAMKVLEVHEKLDKQIPEDYEEDLSEKEKAIVREMCNVVWRKLGDAAGSKPSIRQHLSGNQFKGPL